One window from the genome of Rufibacter tibetensis encodes:
- a CDS encoding fatty acid desaturase family protein — protein MVTPKFIAPTTSFYAELKSRTNAYFEEIGSHPTGNYKLYIKAAVLISSLVFLYVHLVFLTPPVWLALVECVLMGGVTAAIGFNIMHDGGHGSFSRKKWVNELAGLTLNILGANIHMWTTKHNIIHHTYTNIDGVDDDLDAKPFLRLCENQEHLKIHKYQHYYFWGAYAMLYMYWIFFTDYAKYFTQKVGDIPIKKMSRKDHFSFWGFKVMHFALFVVVPIYTVGFLPWLVGFLIYGMFTGLVMSIVFQLAHTIEHAHFPVPTESTNRIEDEWALHQLKTTSNFATKNKVVSWLTGGLNFQIEHHLFPRISHVHYPAISKIIKEACAEFGVTYHEYPKTRNAIMSHISHLRQLALQPVMAQR, from the coding sequence ATGGTAACTCCCAAATTCATTGCCCCCACCACTTCTTTTTACGCTGAACTGAAAAGTCGCACGAACGCGTACTTTGAAGAAATAGGAAGTCACCCCACCGGCAATTATAAATTATACATTAAAGCCGCCGTGCTGATTTCCAGCCTGGTGTTCCTATACGTCCATTTAGTGTTTTTAACGCCACCAGTTTGGTTGGCTTTAGTTGAGTGCGTTCTGATGGGCGGGGTAACTGCGGCCATCGGGTTTAACATCATGCACGATGGCGGACACGGCAGTTTCAGCCGGAAGAAGTGGGTGAACGAACTAGCAGGTCTTACCTTAAACATACTGGGTGCCAACATCCACATGTGGACCACCAAGCACAACATCATTCACCACACCTACACCAACATTGATGGCGTAGACGATGATCTGGATGCCAAGCCCTTCCTGCGCCTTTGCGAAAACCAGGAGCACCTGAAGATCCACAAATACCAGCATTACTATTTCTGGGGCGCCTATGCCATGCTCTACATGTACTGGATCTTCTTCACCGATTACGCGAAGTATTTCACCCAAAAAGTAGGCGATATTCCTATTAAGAAGATGTCACGCAAAGACCACTTTTCTTTCTGGGGCTTCAAAGTGATGCACTTTGCTTTATTTGTGGTGGTACCTATCTACACCGTTGGGTTTCTGCCTTGGCTGGTAGGATTCCTGATCTATGGAATGTTTACCGGATTAGTTATGAGCATTGTGTTTCAATTGGCGCACACCATAGAGCACGCACACTTCCCAGTTCCTACGGAGTCTACGAACCGCATTGAGGATGAGTGGGCTTTGCACCAATTGAAAACCACTTCCAACTTCGCGACTAAGAACAAGGTTGTTTCCTGGTTAACGGGAGGCCTGAACTTCCAGATTGAGCACCATTTGTTCCCAAGAATCTCACACGTGCATTACCCGGCCATCAGCAAGATCATCAAAGAAGCTTGCGCGGAGTTTGGGGTAACGTACCACGAGTACCCAAAAACCAGAAACGCCATCATGTCCCACATCTCGCACCTACGCCAACTGGCCTTGCAACCTGTTATGGCGCAACGATAA
- a CDS encoding anhydro-N-acetylmuramic acid kinase, which translates to MNTGLRRLLAIAEKERRTIIGLMSGTSLDGLDVALCEFTGHGTQTQMVLKQFDTMPYSTEFKQQVKAIFSKREVDLEKVCLMNAYIGSFHAELINACLQKWKVAPEEVDVIASHGQTIYHAPASQHQIEGMPNATLQIGDGDHIAVKTGIITLSDFRQKHIAAGGEGAPLAVYGDYLLFSEKGQNRIMLNIGGIANFTFLPGDLDTTRIFSTDVGPGNTLMDAYVQQRFPGKYYDADSEIASQGKYDAALLAALLDHPFFELGFPKTTGPELFNLAYLEQAQQTSNTTHLSPEDVMATLNRFSATAICEAISRSTNEEQFEIFLSGGGMHNPLLLQNITQLLSGAVIRNTAELGVSPDAKEAVLFATLANECLVGEKIDFGTGKQSIPSVQMGKISLP; encoded by the coding sequence ATGAATACAGGTCTCCGTCGTCTGCTGGCTATAGCAGAAAAAGAAAGAAGAACGATCATTGGGTTAATGTCAGGCACCTCGTTAGATGGGCTGGATGTGGCACTTTGTGAGTTTACCGGGCATGGCACCCAAACGCAGATGGTGCTCAAGCAGTTTGACACCATGCCATACAGCACGGAGTTCAAGCAGCAGGTAAAGGCTATCTTTTCAAAGCGCGAGGTAGATTTGGAAAAGGTGTGCCTCATGAATGCCTACATCGGGAGCTTTCATGCGGAGCTGATCAATGCCTGTCTGCAGAAGTGGAAGGTGGCACCCGAGGAGGTAGACGTGATTGCCAGCCATGGTCAGACCATTTACCACGCCCCGGCTTCGCAGCACCAGATAGAGGGCATGCCCAATGCCACCCTACAGATTGGCGACGGAGACCACATTGCGGTGAAGACAGGCATTATCACGCTTAGTGATTTCCGGCAGAAGCACATTGCGGCTGGGGGAGAAGGAGCCCCATTGGCAGTGTATGGCGATTATCTGCTGTTTTCTGAAAAAGGGCAGAATAGGATCATGCTGAATATTGGGGGGATCGCGAATTTTACTTTCCTGCCTGGCGACCTGGACACCACCCGCATCTTCTCTACCGATGTTGGACCTGGCAACACCCTCATGGATGCCTATGTGCAACAGAGGTTTCCGGGTAAGTACTATGATGCTGATTCAGAAATTGCCTCACAAGGAAAATATGACGCTGCATTGCTGGCTGCACTGCTGGACCATCCGTTCTTTGAATTAGGGTTTCCGAAGACGACTGGTCCCGAGCTGTTCAATCTTGCCTATCTGGAACAAGCCCAGCAAACTTCAAATACGACTCACTTATCACCGGAGGATGTGATGGCCACCTTGAACCGGTTTTCGGCCACGGCCATTTGCGAGGCTATTTCCAGATCTACGAACGAGGAGCAATTTGAAATCTTCCTAAGCGGCGGCGGCATGCACAACCCCTTGCTGCTTCAGAACATTACCCAACTGCTTTCTGGCGCTGTCATCCGGAATACCGCAGAACTTGGGGTGTCGCCAGACGCAAAGGAAGCTGTCTTGTTTGCTACGTTGGCCAATGAATGCCTGGTAGGAGAGAAGATAGATTTCGGGACTGGAAAGCAAAGTATTCCCTCGGTGCAGATGGGTAAGATCAGCTTGCCTTAA
- a CDS encoding SusC/RagA family TonB-linked outer membrane protein, with amino-acid sequence MRKTYSMKWAEMKAVFLCMLLLNMLSQVPALAQNAGYTVTGLVTDARTKTPLPGVVVKFQSGNNANATATDATGRYSLETTLSAGSYPLTFTYIGYSPVTRTVTLGGGASVTLDVQLSEDIVGLDEVVVTGTSVATSKKQLGNAISTVSAAALENSVATSVDQAMAGKVAGAQITQNSGNPAGGISVRLRGTSTVVGSSDPLYIVDGVIINNSSPELIDLGGYAQNRLVDINPADIDRIEIIKGAAAAAIYGSRASNGVVQIFTKRGQEGKPKVAVSTQFRVSELRKKLEYNDYPFRFVNTTATDLRQEPVQRYDLQDRIFRTAYGTENNVSVSGGSANTQYFLSGNYLKNQGIVDNTEFNRGGSRLRIDQKMNDWLSVSLGANYVISTSQEIPNGGLLEQYGALTGFIFSNNHINPDPVNGVYPSTAPTSILRRTNPLEAINRFDFRQRTNRFIGDFQVMLTPINGLNINYTLGYDNATSIATGFIPVGNTTPSYNAGFSRRADRTSYLVNNDLNISYRTRLADWLESTTGAGATAQVEKNYSTGISATQLGPIAQTINSGASILSSENRSDINILGFFAQQTFGIGDRLFLTGAGRYDVSSIFGQENRWQFYPKVSGSYLISNETFWQPISKFIPTLKIRASYGQAGNLTAIGAYDRYTNYNPVSLPGLPGVISSTQLGNADIKPERQTETEYGVDMSLLGGRLGFEFSYYEKDVKDLLLFVGLAPSTGFVNQYANIGTLSNKGFELLVTGAPFQSETFKWTSTITYSRNRNELNNIPGGLLTFAGGFGQVAAVNGSPIGSFYSTYFARNEDGSLLLTPAGLPQPERVGRTAAGQPTGATRSKVIGDPNPDWTGSFINEVSVGKGLSFRAQLDASYGFDVFNFTRRVGERDFYGGLAGYERELRGEVPKGTSAALFGIFENYIEDGSFIKLRELSMSYDFAPAFLGNRKVRLTLAGRNLFSIDDYSGYDPEINAAGQTTAVRGFDFVEVPIPRTYALGINVSF; translated from the coding sequence ATGAGAAAAACGTACTCAATGAAGTGGGCTGAGATGAAGGCAGTTTTCTTATGCATGCTGTTGCTAAACATGCTAAGTCAGGTGCCCGCTTTAGCCCAGAATGCAGGATACACTGTAACGGGGTTGGTGACCGATGCTCGTACCAAAACGCCTTTACCGGGTGTGGTGGTGAAGTTCCAGAGTGGCAACAATGCCAATGCCACCGCCACAGATGCCACCGGCAGGTATAGCCTGGAGACTACCCTTTCGGCCGGTTCATACCCCCTCACGTTTACCTATATCGGGTACAGTCCGGTGACCAGAACCGTGACGTTAGGTGGTGGGGCCTCAGTTACTTTGGATGTACAATTAAGCGAAGACATAGTGGGCCTGGATGAGGTAGTGGTAACGGGTACTTCGGTGGCTACTAGCAAGAAACAGCTCGGTAACGCCATCTCTACCGTTTCTGCGGCAGCGCTGGAGAACAGTGTGGCTACCTCAGTGGACCAGGCTATGGCCGGGAAAGTGGCAGGTGCCCAGATCACCCAGAACTCAGGAAACCCTGCCGGGGGCATTAGTGTGCGCCTGCGCGGTACCAGTACCGTGGTAGGTTCCAGTGACCCCCTCTACATTGTAGATGGCGTTATCATCAACAACAGCTCGCCTGAATTGATTGACCTGGGTGGCTATGCCCAGAACCGGTTAGTAGACATCAACCCTGCTGATATTGACCGCATTGAGATCATTAAAGGCGCGGCAGCGGCCGCCATTTACGGTTCGCGGGCCAGTAATGGGGTGGTGCAGATCTTCACCAAACGAGGGCAGGAGGGCAAGCCCAAAGTGGCAGTTTCCACCCAGTTTAGGGTAAGCGAATTGCGGAAGAAGCTGGAGTATAATGATTATCCGTTCCGGTTTGTGAATACCACGGCCACTGATTTAAGGCAGGAGCCGGTGCAGCGCTATGACCTTCAGGACCGCATTTTCCGGACAGCCTACGGTACCGAAAACAACGTGTCTGTTTCGGGGGGAAGTGCCAATACCCAATACTTCCTGAGTGGTAATTACCTCAAAAACCAGGGCATTGTGGACAATACTGAGTTTAACCGGGGTGGAAGCCGCCTGCGCATTGATCAGAAGATGAATGACTGGTTATCTGTTTCTCTAGGAGCCAATTACGTAATCAGCACCAGCCAAGAAATCCCGAATGGGGGGTTACTGGAGCAGTACGGGGCGCTTACCGGCTTCATATTTAGTAACAACCACATTAACCCAGATCCGGTGAATGGGGTGTACCCGTCTACGGCACCTACGTCTATCTTAAGAAGAACCAACCCTTTGGAAGCCATCAACCGGTTTGATTTCCGGCAGAGAACGAACCGCTTTATTGGAGATTTTCAGGTGATGCTGACCCCTATAAATGGACTGAACATTAACTACACCCTTGGCTACGACAATGCCACTTCCATCGCGACTGGTTTTATTCCGGTAGGAAACACCACGCCCTCCTATAATGCGGGGTTTTCCCGAAGGGCAGACAGAACCTCTTATCTGGTGAACAACGACCTTAACATTTCTTACCGAACCAGACTAGCTGATTGGTTAGAGTCTACAACTGGGGCCGGGGCCACGGCTCAGGTAGAGAAAAACTACTCAACCGGTATCTCCGCAACCCAGTTAGGGCCCATTGCGCAAACCATCAACAGCGGGGCTTCCATACTGTCCAGCGAGAACAGAAGCGATATCAACATCTTGGGTTTCTTTGCCCAGCAAACCTTTGGCATTGGCGACCGCCTGTTCCTGACCGGAGCCGGACGCTATGACGTTTCCTCCATTTTTGGGCAGGAGAACCGGTGGCAGTTTTACCCTAAGGTGAGCGGTAGTTACCTGATTTCCAATGAAACGTTCTGGCAACCCATCAGCAAGTTTATTCCTACCTTGAAGATAAGGGCCTCTTACGGACAGGCGGGTAACTTAACGGCGATTGGAGCTTATGACCGATACACCAACTACAACCCGGTTTCTTTGCCCGGACTGCCAGGCGTGATTTCCTCTACCCAGTTAGGAAACGCAGACATCAAGCCAGAAAGACAAACCGAGACCGAGTATGGCGTAGACATGAGCCTGCTGGGAGGGCGCCTAGGTTTTGAGTTTTCTTACTATGAGAAAGATGTAAAAGACCTGTTGCTGTTTGTAGGTTTGGCGCCTTCTACGGGGTTTGTGAACCAGTACGCCAACATCGGGACCTTGAGTAATAAAGGGTTTGAATTACTGGTAACAGGGGCTCCCTTTCAAAGTGAAACCTTCAAGTGGACTTCTACCATCACGTACTCCAGAAACCGGAATGAACTCAACAACATTCCAGGCGGTTTGCTCACCTTTGCTGGTGGTTTCGGGCAGGTGGCCGCAGTGAATGGTTCGCCCATAGGGTCTTTTTACAGCACGTACTTTGCCCGTAATGAAGATGGCTCTTTGTTGTTAACCCCAGCCGGATTGCCACAACCAGAAAGGGTGGGTCGTACGGCGGCGGGTCAGCCTACCGGCGCTACCAGAAGCAAAGTCATTGGCGATCCTAACCCGGACTGGACCGGCTCTTTCATCAACGAAGTTAGCGTAGGTAAAGGACTTTCGTTCCGGGCCCAGCTTGATGCCTCCTACGGCTTTGATGTGTTCAACTTCACCAGAAGGGTAGGGGAGCGTGATTTTTATGGTGGCTTGGCAGGTTATGAACGGGAGTTGAGAGGAGAAGTACCCAAAGGAACTTCGGCGGCTTTGTTCGGTATTTTCGAAAACTACATTGAAGACGGCTCTTTCATCAAGCTGAGAGAGCTTTCAATGTCGTATGACTTTGCCCCAGCTTTCTTGGGGAACCGAAAGGTACGGTTGACGCTAGCCGGTCGCAACCTGTTCTCCATTGACGACTACAGCGGCTATGATCCTGAAATAAATGCCGCCGGGCAAACCACGGCCGTGCGCGGGTTTGACTTCGTGGAGGTGCCCATCCCCAGAACGTATGCGCTGGGTATTAACGTGTCGTTCTAG
- a CDS encoding RagB/SusD family nutrient uptake outer membrane protein has translation MKNIRTYLKIGVLACSLLVTSGCELDIPNPNAASDLEVLTSREGIIAYSVGLRQFYSTAGIEAAYLYPAVTGRELKGIATFTNILELEAGGSALPTFNGNILNIWSRMQRTMSMSEQILESAPTIETLTGGTLSGILAQAHLFKAMALGTLALSFEQANTETSRTGAVTFKPRAEVLAAAISHLEEGIALLNATPASQEFTTLVAGTAFDLKNTLYAYNARFNLFAGNYAAALTNANLVDLTKKSEYVYSTLSPNPIYNTIFVLNYFRPRDRFGLPQELFETGDARYNFYLTTPDAVVNGDPVKTLRGFFSTLTSNIPVYLTDEIKLIKAEAILRSNGNLNEALAQINQVRTQTSGDPFGIHAGLPAYSGPVTREALLLEVYKQRSAELYLTGLKWEDSRRFNRPGPPTSTAERNRNYYPYPDQERLNNPNTPADPAI, from the coding sequence ATGAAAAACATAAGAACATATTTAAAGATAGGGGTACTGGCCTGCAGTCTGTTGGTGACCAGCGGCTGTGAGTTGGACATCCCCAATCCCAATGCCGCCAGTGACCTGGAGGTGCTGACTTCTCGTGAAGGTATCATTGCCTACAGCGTGGGGCTGCGCCAGTTCTACTCCACCGCAGGAATTGAAGCAGCTTACCTCTACCCTGCGGTAACCGGGCGTGAGCTGAAAGGGATAGCTACCTTCACCAATATCCTGGAGTTAGAGGCGGGAGGTTCTGCATTGCCCACGTTTAACGGCAATATTCTCAATATCTGGTCCAGAATGCAGCGCACCATGAGCATGAGCGAGCAGATCCTGGAGAGTGCACCTACCATAGAAACCCTGACCGGTGGCACCCTGAGTGGAATTCTGGCTCAAGCGCACCTCTTCAAAGCCATGGCACTGGGTACGTTGGCACTTTCCTTTGAGCAAGCTAATACAGAAACAAGTAGGACCGGGGCTGTAACCTTCAAGCCAAGGGCTGAAGTACTGGCCGCTGCCATCTCGCATTTAGAGGAAGGAATTGCATTACTGAACGCCACTCCTGCCTCGCAGGAATTTACCACCCTGGTGGCTGGAACGGCTTTTGACCTGAAGAATACGCTCTATGCCTACAATGCCCGGTTCAACCTGTTTGCCGGGAACTATGCGGCAGCTCTTACCAACGCCAACCTGGTAGACCTGACCAAGAAATCAGAGTACGTGTACAGCACCCTAAGCCCGAATCCTATTTATAACACAATCTTTGTCCTGAACTACTTCAGGCCCCGTGACCGGTTTGGTTTGCCACAGGAGTTGTTTGAAACCGGAGATGCCCGCTACAATTTTTACCTGACTACCCCAGATGCGGTGGTGAACGGGGACCCGGTGAAAACATTACGCGGCTTCTTCTCAACCCTAACGTCTAATATTCCGGTGTACCTCACAGATGAGATTAAACTGATCAAAGCCGAGGCTATTCTAAGAAGTAACGGTAACCTGAACGAAGCCCTTGCCCAGATTAACCAGGTCAGAACCCAAACGTCAGGCGATCCATTTGGCATACATGCTGGGTTGCCCGCCTACAGCGGACCCGTTACCCGAGAGGCTTTGTTGTTAGAGGTATACAAACAACGATCCGCCGAACTGTACCTGACGGGGCTGAAATGGGAGGACAGTCGCAGGTTCAACCGTCCTGGCCCCCCCACTTCCACCGCAGAACGCAACCGGAATTACTACCCGTACCCAGATCAGGAACGGTTAAACAATCCTAATACCCCAGCTGACCCAGCTATCTAA
- a CDS encoding S9 family peptidase, which produces MNKHLAAFLLLWWASLSWVQAQQNRNLVQVTDLLKIKQVGAVALSPDGKQVAFTVTTIEPDPEKKNDFRYNTQLHLQPANGSQPPRQLTYGNSNATQPTWSPDGKQLAFVRVVESKPQIFLLSFAGGEPLQLTKFKYGASQPRWSPNGQQLLFTSGIALNELLTDSTLNPTRDLPKWSYEKPGFFQNENLRTNTAKPNPDGTLAEIRGYLDQNEKDQKAKVINQLRFQEESTTSSTLNLSHIFIIDAKPGATPKDLTAGFVSSSNADFLPNGKQIIFDAASDETENPTRSQENAIYLVNTDGTGLKQLLGKKGMSYSGSTISPSGKWLAFQYSIANEVNIPKLGLLPVNGNPSNLITIPYDRNKSNLVWSENEKYVYFTSPSNGGVLLNRADVKNKTVERLTDMTKGVGAFDLRKDQLAYVLTEVANPNELYAASAEGKKPHRLTSFNHEWVSQKKLSQPEKHTFTNAKGHIVEYWVMKPTNFVEGQKYPLLLEIHGGPTAMWGPGESSMWHEYQYFTSRGYGVVYANPRGSGGYGEEFMRANIKDWGAGPASDVLTALDKTVAQGWADTSRLAITGGSYGGYLVSWILGHDKRFKAACSQRGVYDLSTFFGEGNAWRLVPNYFGGYPWEEAHKGIIQSESPLTYVQNITTPLIIFHGENDLRTGVIQSEMLYKSLKVLNRPVEYVRHPGATHEITRAGNNRQRIDQMLRTYEFYERYLQPKQL; this is translated from the coding sequence ATGAACAAACATCTCGCGGCTTTCCTTCTTCTGTGGTGGGCGAGCCTTTCCTGGGTGCAGGCCCAGCAAAACCGCAACCTGGTTCAGGTCACTGATCTTCTTAAAATCAAACAAGTAGGAGCCGTGGCGCTCTCGCCAGATGGCAAACAGGTAGCCTTTACGGTAACCACCATTGAGCCAGACCCCGAAAAGAAAAACGATTTCCGGTACAATACGCAGTTGCACCTGCAACCCGCGAACGGAAGCCAACCACCACGCCAGCTCACGTACGGCAACAGCAACGCCACCCAGCCCACCTGGAGCCCCGATGGCAAGCAACTGGCCTTTGTGCGCGTGGTAGAAAGCAAGCCTCAGATTTTTCTGCTTTCCTTTGCCGGTGGCGAGCCTCTTCAACTCACCAAATTTAAATACGGTGCCAGCCAACCCCGCTGGAGCCCCAATGGTCAGCAGTTGCTCTTCACTTCGGGCATCGCGTTGAACGAACTCCTGACTGATTCTACCCTGAACCCCACCCGTGATCTGCCTAAATGGTCGTATGAAAAGCCGGGTTTCTTTCAGAACGAGAACCTGCGCACCAATACCGCCAAACCTAACCCAGACGGTACCCTGGCCGAGATCAGAGGCTACCTGGACCAGAATGAGAAAGACCAGAAAGCCAAAGTCATCAACCAACTGCGCTTCCAGGAGGAGTCTACCACTTCGTCTACCCTCAACCTCTCGCACATTTTCATCATTGACGCCAAACCCGGCGCCACTCCCAAAGACCTTACCGCCGGATTCGTGTCCAGCTCCAACGCTGATTTTCTGCCCAACGGCAAACAGATCATCTTTGATGCCGCCTCTGATGAAACTGAGAACCCTACCCGCTCGCAGGAAAATGCCATTTACCTGGTCAACACAGACGGTACCGGCCTGAAACAACTCCTCGGCAAAAAAGGCATGTCGTACTCTGGCAGCACCATTTCACCCTCGGGCAAATGGCTTGCGTTCCAGTACAGTATCGCAAATGAGGTTAACATTCCTAAACTGGGCTTACTGCCCGTGAACGGCAACCCGTCTAACCTGATTACCATTCCTTACGACCGCAACAAAAGCAATCTGGTTTGGAGCGAGAATGAGAAATACGTTTACTTCACCTCTCCCTCTAACGGTGGCGTGCTTTTAAACCGCGCCGATGTAAAGAATAAAACCGTGGAGCGCCTCACTGACATGACAAAAGGCGTAGGTGCCTTTGACCTCCGGAAAGATCAATTGGCCTACGTGCTCACCGAGGTTGCAAACCCTAATGAATTGTACGCGGCTTCGGCCGAGGGTAAAAAGCCACACCGTCTTACCTCTTTCAACCATGAATGGGTAAGCCAAAAGAAACTGAGCCAACCTGAGAAACACACCTTCACCAACGCCAAAGGCCATATCGTAGAGTATTGGGTCATGAAACCCACCAACTTTGTGGAAGGCCAGAAATACCCGCTCCTGTTAGAAATACATGGTGGACCTACCGCCATGTGGGGCCCTGGCGAAAGCAGCATGTGGCATGAGTACCAGTACTTCACCTCCAGAGGCTATGGTGTGGTCTATGCTAACCCACGCGGTTCGGGTGGTTACGGCGAAGAATTCATGCGCGCCAACATCAAAGATTGGGGTGCTGGTCCGGCCAGTGACGTGTTGACCGCCCTGGACAAAACTGTGGCCCAAGGCTGGGCCGACACCTCACGCCTGGCGATTACGGGCGGTTCTTACGGCGGCTACCTGGTTTCCTGGATTCTGGGTCATGACAAACGGTTCAAAGCGGCCTGTTCGCAGCGCGGCGTGTATGACCTGAGCACCTTCTTCGGGGAAGGAAACGCCTGGCGGTTGGTGCCCAACTACTTCGGCGGGTATCCTTGGGAAGAAGCGCACAAAGGCATCATCCAGAGCGAATCACCTCTCACCTACGTGCAGAATATCACCACTCCGCTCATCATCTTCCACGGCGAGAATGACTTGCGTACCGGTGTGATTCAAAGCGAAATGCTTTACAAAAGCCTCAAAGTCCTGAACCGCCCGGTTGAATACGTGCGTCACCCCGGTGCCACACACGAAATCACCCGCGCCGGGAACAACCGCCAACGCATTGACCAGATGCTGCGCACCTACGAATTCTATGAACGGTATTTACAGCCGAAGCAATTGTAA
- a CDS encoding GAF domain-containing sensor histidine kinase, protein MNDEPQHLNAAIPDSLIPANDQDRLKALYRYEILDTPTEAFFDKITAFAKKVFEVSSAFISLVDLDRVWYKSNLSSLKVSSVKREDSLCSITILQPKGVTVFSDAQQVPRLLSSPYVKAKGGIRFYAGAPLTTHEGLNLGTVCVVDDKPRTITEKEKEVLQDLAEIVVEQLELRAASLRSVRKHDELHGGAVTEILQPLEQLSETLQEVAKDSSLSPSAKQLLSEAEENSQNIVHNTQALLLESSQADDPFLLHPEPASIAEIARNTVQEFEPIAAAKQQDIYFMVATGRVLRVDPALMHQAFSNLIKFGISYSPPSSFIALDIFEADNILHVEFTYDHLHLSDQDIKKVFLRYAKLSIQPTGNGALSGEEMAQAKKIIEQHKGTINAKCFEEGKSCKIVVEFPITHM, encoded by the coding sequence ATGAACGACGAACCACAACACCTGAATGCGGCAATCCCAGATTCGCTCATTCCTGCCAATGACCAGGATAGGCTTAAAGCCTTGTACCGGTATGAAATTCTAGACACCCCCACTGAAGCTTTTTTTGATAAGATTACCGCATTTGCTAAAAAGGTTTTTGAAGTATCCAGTGCCTTTATCTCGCTTGTAGACTTAGACCGGGTGTGGTACAAATCTAACCTGAGCAGCCTTAAGGTTTCCTCAGTGAAGCGCGAAGACAGCCTTTGCTCCATCACTATTCTGCAACCAAAAGGAGTGACCGTTTTCTCTGATGCCCAGCAAGTACCGCGCCTGCTTTCCAGTCCGTATGTGAAAGCTAAGGGTGGCATCAGGTTTTATGCCGGGGCACCACTTACCACCCATGAAGGATTAAACCTGGGCACCGTGTGCGTGGTTGATGACAAACCCAGAACCATCACCGAAAAAGAAAAGGAAGTATTACAGGACCTGGCCGAAATAGTAGTAGAGCAACTGGAGCTTAGGGCAGCCTCCCTTAGATCTGTTAGAAAGCATGATGAACTTCATGGCGGGGCCGTGACCGAAATCCTGCAGCCCCTGGAGCAACTTTCAGAAACTTTACAGGAAGTTGCCAAAGACAGTTCTTTATCTCCTTCTGCAAAGCAACTGCTTTCAGAAGCCGAAGAAAACAGCCAAAATATCGTGCATAACACCCAGGCCCTGCTGCTGGAGTCTTCCCAAGCCGATGACCCTTTTCTCCTACACCCAGAACCTGCTTCTATTGCTGAAATAGCCAGAAATACGGTCCAGGAGTTTGAACCCATTGCCGCGGCAAAACAGCAAGACATCTACTTCATGGTGGCTACTGGTAGGGTGTTGCGGGTAGATCCGGCCCTCATGCACCAGGCGTTTAGCAACTTGATCAAGTTTGGAATAAGCTACTCTCCGCCCTCCTCCTTCATCGCTCTTGACATCTTTGAAGCAGATAACATCCTACATGTGGAATTCACCTATGACCACCTTCATTTATCTGATCAGGATATAAAGAAAGTGTTCCTGCGGTACGCCAAGCTGAGCATTCAGCCTACGGGTAATGGGGCTTTGTCTGGCGAAGAAATGGCCCAAGCCAAAAAGATCATTGAGCAGCACAAAGGCACCATCAACGCCAAGTGTTTTGAAGAAGGAAAATCCTGTAAAATAGTGGTTGAATTCCCCATCACTCATATGTAG